A single Cryomorphaceae bacterium DNA region contains:
- a CDS encoding rhodanese-related sulfurtransferase, translating into MDPNSGKKGLFNKLGKEQLQARLDAENFKRITVSFYRYVIIEDPKGMRDALYEKWAARQCLGRIYVAREGINAQMNVPEHEWDAFVEELHTIPEFSEIPFKIAVEDDGRSFLKLIIKVRKKIVADGLADDEYDVTNVGRHLNAKEWNEALSEEGTIVVDMRNHYESEVGHFEGAITPQAETFREELPEVLEALEGKEDQKVLLYCTGGIRCEKASAFLKHHGFKDVNQLHGGIIDYARQLRFEELPNKYHGKNFVFDDRLGERISEEIIAHCHQCGKPCDTQVNCANKMCNLLFIQCEECAEKYDHCCSDECSEIAALPEEKQRELRKGQKSERRFHSHRKFDERPTQKQT; encoded by the coding sequence ATGGATCCGAATTCAGGAAAAAAAGGGTTGTTCAACAAGCTGGGTAAAGAGCAGCTTCAAGCTCGTTTGGACGCTGAGAACTTCAAACGCATCACCGTGTCGTTTTATCGATACGTGATTATCGAAGACCCTAAAGGGATGCGCGATGCCCTTTATGAAAAGTGGGCAGCGCGTCAGTGTTTGGGACGAATCTACGTGGCCCGAGAGGGAATCAATGCACAGATGAACGTTCCCGAGCACGAATGGGACGCCTTTGTGGAAGAGCTTCACACCATTCCTGAATTCAGTGAGATTCCATTCAAAATTGCCGTGGAAGACGATGGTCGTAGCTTTTTGAAGCTGATCATCAAGGTGCGCAAGAAAATTGTAGCAGACGGTTTGGCAGATGACGAGTACGACGTGACCAACGTAGGCCGTCACTTGAATGCTAAGGAGTGGAACGAAGCGCTTTCGGAAGAGGGAACCATCGTAGTCGACATGCGCAATCACTACGAAAGCGAAGTCGGACACTTCGAGGGTGCCATCACGCCGCAGGCGGAAACCTTCCGCGAAGAACTTCCGGAGGTACTGGAAGCCTTGGAAGGAAAAGAAGACCAAAAAGTATTGCTCTACTGCACCGGAGGAATTCGCTGTGAAAAAGCCAGCGCCTTCTTGAAGCACCACGGGTTTAAGGATGTCAATCAGCTGCACGGCGGCATCATTGACTACGCGCGGCAATTGCGTTTTGAGGAGCTTCCCAATAAATACCACGGCAAGAATTTCGTCTTCGACGACCGCCTGGGAGAGCGGATCTCCGAGGAAATCATTGCCCACTGTCACCAATGTGGCAAGCCGTGTGATACGCAAGTGAACTGCGCCAATAAGATGTGCAACTTGCTCTTTATTCAATGCGAGGAGTGCGCGGAAAAATACGATCACTGCTGTTCTGATGAGTGCTCTGAAATCGCAGCCCTACCAGAAGAGAAACAACGAGAACTTCGCAAGGGACAGAAGTCCGAAAGGCGCTTTCATTCTCACCGGAAGTTCGACGAACGACCTACACAAAAACAGACCTAA
- a CDS encoding homogentisate 1,2-dioxygenase yields MPIYHKLGKIPHKRHTTFKKPDGNLYYEQLFGTIGFDGMSSLMYHVERPTMVTSVQDAIDVTPEVAVKHNMHSRLLKGWDLKPEADFLKSRKTVLTNQDVNITLAAPTESLRDYFYKNADADEMIFVHKGTGTLRTMLGNLKFGYGDYLLIPRGMIYQIDFDTEDNRLFIVESHSPMYTPKRYRNWFGQLLEHSPFCERDIRRPEELETHEEKGEFVMKVRKQNHLHTLTYASHPFDVVGWDGYNYPYAFSIHDFEPITGRVHQPPPVHQTFETNTFVVCSFVPRLYDYHPEAIPAPYNHSNIDSDEVLYYVDGDFMSRNNIDKGYISLHPAGIPHGPHPGAYERSIGQTETEELAVMVDTFKPLWVTKDALALDDGEYWNSWIEH; encoded by the coding sequence ATGCCTATCTACCACAAACTCGGGAAAATCCCGCACAAGCGTCATACGACGTTTAAAAAGCCAGACGGCAACCTCTATTATGAGCAGTTGTTTGGGACCATTGGATTCGATGGAATGTCGAGCTTGATGTACCACGTTGAGCGACCTACCATGGTGACTTCTGTTCAAGACGCCATAGATGTTACGCCCGAAGTGGCGGTGAAGCACAACATGCACAGCCGACTGCTCAAGGGCTGGGATTTAAAGCCGGAGGCGGATTTTTTAAAGAGCCGAAAGACCGTTTTGACCAACCAAGACGTCAATATCACCTTGGCCGCGCCGACCGAATCGCTCCGCGATTATTTCTACAAGAACGCCGACGCCGATGAGATGATCTTTGTGCACAAAGGCACAGGAACGCTTCGAACCATGTTGGGAAACTTGAAGTTCGGCTACGGAGACTATCTCTTGATTCCACGAGGAATGATCTACCAGATCGATTTCGACACCGAGGATAACCGCCTTTTCATTGTCGAGAGCCACAGTCCCATGTACACCCCGAAGCGATACCGGAATTGGTTTGGGCAGCTGTTGGAGCACAGCCCATTCTGTGAGCGCGATATTCGCCGACCTGAAGAGCTGGAAACGCATGAAGAAAAGGGTGAATTTGTGATGAAGGTGCGCAAGCAAAACCACCTGCACACCCTGACCTACGCGAGCCACCCTTTTGATGTGGTGGGTTGGGACGGGTACAACTACCCCTACGCCTTCAGCATCCACGACTTTGAACCGATTACTGGACGCGTACACCAGCCGCCACCCGTACATCAGACCTTTGAGACCAACACCTTTGTGGTGTGCAGCTTTGTGCCTCGCCTGTACGATTATCACCCGGAAGCCATACCTGCACCGTACAACCACAGCAACATCGACAGCGATGAGGTCTTGTACTATGTGGATGGAGACTTCATGAGCCGAAACAATATTGACAAAGGATACATCAGCTTACATCCAGCGGGAATCCCACACGGACCGCACCCTGGAGCCTACGAACGAAGCATTGGCCAAACAGAGACGGAAGAACTCGCCGTAATGGTCGATACCTTCAAGCCCTTGTGGGTCACCAAAGATGCCTTAGCTTTGGACGATGGGGAATACTGGAATTCCTGGATTGAGCACTAA
- the hppD gene encoding 4-hydroxyphenylpyruvate dioxygenase: MSTDTTSLQLEKLFPEAEDFLPLNGTDYVELYVGNAKQAAHYYQHAFGFQPVAYGGLETGLTDRASYVLGQDKIRLVLTTPLHEGGLINEHLSKHGDGVKVVALWVDDATKSWETTTSRGAKSFMEPEVIEDANGKVVRSGIHTYGDTVHLFIERSEYDGPFLPGYKVWEPEYTAPATGLKYIDHMVGNVGWNEMNTWVEFYAKVMGFAQLVSFDDKDISTDYTALMSKVMTNGNGRIKFPINEPAEGKKKSQVEEYLDFYNGAGVQHIAVATDNIIETVTAMRDRGVEFLRVPATYYDTVLDRVGEIDEDLEPLKELGILIDRDDEGYLLQLFTKPVSDRPTLFFEIIQRKGAKSFGKGNFKALFEAIEREQEVRGTL, encoded by the coding sequence ATGTCTACGGATACGACTTCTCTACAACTCGAAAAACTATTCCCAGAGGCGGAAGATTTTCTGCCTTTGAACGGAACCGATTACGTCGAACTCTACGTTGGAAACGCCAAGCAAGCCGCACATTACTACCAGCACGCCTTCGGGTTTCAGCCGGTGGCCTATGGCGGACTTGAAACGGGTCTTACGGACCGTGCGAGCTACGTATTGGGACAAGATAAAATCCGTCTCGTACTGACCACGCCTCTGCATGAAGGTGGGCTAATCAACGAACACCTCAGTAAACACGGCGATGGGGTTAAGGTCGTGGCCCTTTGGGTAGACGATGCCACCAAGAGCTGGGAAACCACTACGAGCCGAGGAGCCAAGAGCTTCATGGAGCCCGAGGTGATTGAAGACGCCAATGGTAAAGTCGTGCGTTCCGGAATCCACACCTACGGAGATACCGTACACCTCTTCATTGAGCGCAGCGAGTACGACGGACCATTCTTGCCGGGATATAAAGTCTGGGAACCGGAGTACACGGCGCCAGCTACAGGCCTTAAGTACATCGACCACATGGTCGGCAACGTGGGTTGGAACGAAATGAATACCTGGGTGGAATTCTACGCCAAGGTTATGGGCTTTGCTCAATTGGTTTCCTTCGACGACAAGGATATTTCCACCGACTACACCGCCTTGATGAGTAAGGTGATGACCAACGGAAATGGACGCATCAAGTTCCCGATCAACGAGCCCGCTGAAGGGAAGAAGAAATCCCAAGTGGAGGAGTATTTGGACTTCTACAACGGCGCCGGGGTTCAGCACATCGCGGTGGCAACGGACAACATCATTGAAACCGTAACCGCTATGCGCGACCGCGGAGTGGAGTTCTTACGGGTACCTGCGACCTACTACGATACCGTATTGGATCGCGTAGGGGAGATCGACGAGGACCTAGAGCCGCTAAAGGAGCTCGGCATCTTGATCGACCGCGACGACGAAGGCTACCTCTTGCAGCTCTTTACCAAGCCGGTGAGCGATCGCCCAACCTTGTTCTTCGAGATCATCCAGCGCAAGGGAGCCAAGAGCTTTGGAAAAGGAAACTTCAAGGCCCTTTTCGAAGCGATTGAGCGCGAGCAAGAAGTGCGCGGAACGCTTTAA
- a CDS encoding CocE/NonD family hydrolase, which produces MEEDAQSNDTVAELSIEERLEADYTKHEYRIPMRDGIELYTVVYYPVDSSRSYPILMQRTPYSCKPYGPDQTVAITRNKYLMDDGYIFVRQDVRGRWMSDGEWDNMRPFLADTAGGGIDEGTDTYDTVDWLIKNLEGHNSRVGVYGISYPGFYAAAASVRAHLAVKAVSPQAPVSDFYFDDFHHRGAYTLLYWPINPVFGFQSDTTSTSWYTDKFPDPDNQDPYQFYMDHSTYAEREAFKPEGDFFWEQIKSHPNYDEFWQARSILPHLQDNHVAVLTVGGLFDAEDLYGPFNIYRTLENLRGDEGQANSIIMGPWSHGDWSRDKEHQVVGDMYFGSNLSDGFKATMEAPFFRKHLHEEGDFEPAEALIYNTGTCRWDTFATWPPTDAVAETFWLAPNGVLSNQKGELPTENSFISDPAKPVPYRAAADLSWRFTPRPYMCEDQRFAARRQDVLVYESLRLDEDLTLSGELLAELFVSTTQSDADWVVKLIDVFPGDSANHEHTPEGSSLANHHMMVRSEIMRGRYRNSFENPEPMTPNRITEIQLPLQGVNHTFKKGHKIQVQIQSTWFPLFDRNPQRYVENIFEAEREDYVKAKHTVYQGGAQASRIQVMRR; this is translated from the coding sequence ATGGAGGAAGATGCCCAATCAAACGATACCGTCGCCGAGTTGAGCATCGAGGAGCGTCTCGAAGCCGACTACACCAAGCACGAATACCGCATCCCGATGCGCGATGGCATCGAGCTCTACACCGTGGTGTACTACCCGGTGGACAGCAGCCGCAGCTACCCCATCTTGATGCAGCGAACACCCTACAGCTGCAAACCCTACGGACCAGATCAAACAGTGGCCATTACGCGCAACAAATACCTCATGGATGACGGGTATATCTTCGTTCGTCAAGACGTTCGCGGCCGATGGATGTCTGATGGCGAATGGGACAACATGCGCCCCTTCCTCGCAGATACCGCCGGTGGTGGAATAGACGAGGGGACCGACACCTACGACACGGTGGACTGGCTGATCAAAAACCTGGAAGGGCACAACAGCCGAGTCGGTGTATATGGCATCTCTTACCCTGGCTTTTATGCCGCGGCGGCTTCGGTCCGCGCGCATCTGGCCGTGAAGGCCGTTTCCCCGCAAGCACCGGTGAGCGATTTTTACTTCGACGATTTTCACCACCGCGGGGCCTATACCTTGTTGTACTGGCCCATCAACCCGGTATTCGGTTTTCAGAGCGACACGACCAGCACGAGCTGGTACACGGATAAGTTCCCGGATCCTGACAATCAGGACCCCTACCAGTTCTACATGGATCACTCAACCTATGCGGAGCGTGAGGCCTTCAAACCTGAGGGCGACTTCTTTTGGGAGCAGATCAAAAGCCACCCGAACTACGATGAATTTTGGCAAGCTCGAAGCATTCTACCGCACCTTCAAGACAATCACGTAGCGGTTTTGACCGTAGGCGGATTGTTTGATGCGGAGGACCTGTACGGGCCCTTCAACATCTATCGTACCCTAGAAAACTTGCGCGGAGATGAGGGTCAAGCCAACTCCATCATTATGGGGCCATGGAGTCATGGCGATTGGTCTCGCGATAAAGAGCATCAAGTCGTGGGCGATATGTACTTCGGCTCAAATTTGAGCGACGGATTTAAAGCCACAATGGAGGCCCCATTTTTCCGTAAGCACCTCCATGAAGAAGGAGATTTCGAGCCAGCGGAGGCGCTGATTTACAATACGGGCACCTGCCGCTGGGACACCTTTGCCACCTGGCCACCTACAGACGCTGTAGCCGAGACGTTCTGGCTGGCTCCGAACGGCGTGCTTTCCAATCAAAAAGGCGAGCTGCCCACGGAGAACAGTTTCATCAGCGACCCGGCCAAACCGGTTCCTTACCGCGCCGCAGCAGACCTGTCCTGGCGTTTTACGCCCCGTCCTTATATGTGCGAGGACCAGCGCTTCGCCGCTCGCCGTCAAGACGTGCTGGTGTATGAGAGCCTACGGCTCGATGAAGACCTAACCCTCTCTGGCGAACTCTTGGCCGAACTCTTTGTCTCTACGACACAAAGTGACGCGGACTGGGTGGTCAAATTGATCGATGTTTTCCCGGGGGATTCCGCCAACCACGAACACACGCCGGAAGGCAGCAGCTTGGCCAACCACCACATGATGGTCCGTTCTGAAATCATGAGGGGCCGGTATCGAAATAGCTTTGAAAACCCGGAGCCCATGACACCGAATAGAATCACGGAGATCCAGCTGCCCTTACAAGGAGTGAACCACACCTTCAAGAAGGGACACAAGATCCAGGTCCAGATTCAGAGTACGTGGTTCCCGCTCTTTGATCGGAACCCACAGCGATATGTGGAAAACATATTTGAGGCGGAAAGAGAAGATTACGTCAAAGCAAAGCATACCGTCTATCAAGGCGGTGCTCAGGCTTCCCGTATCCAGGTGATGCGTCGTTAA
- a CDS encoding response regulator transcription factor yields the protein MSYSGAHILYVEDDINLSFVTKDNLEKHGFQVTHCPDGEAGLECFQKGGYDLCLLDVMMPKMDGFALAEQIRKVNEDIPIIFLTAKSMKEDRLAGLRTGADDYLTKPFSIEELILKIEIFLRRSKYNEPTEADQKQFTLGRFHFDYETYTLTDGAEKQKLTQKEAQLLHYFCTNTNKVLKRDEILLKIWGDDDYFLGRSLDVFISRLRKYLKPEKAVKIDNVHGVGFVFKV from the coding sequence ATGAGCTACTCCGGCGCACACATTCTCTACGTAGAAGATGACATCAACCTCAGCTTTGTGACCAAGGACAACTTGGAAAAGCACGGCTTTCAAGTCACGCATTGCCCCGACGGGGAGGCGGGTTTGGAGTGCTTCCAAAAAGGCGGATACGACCTTTGCTTGCTGGATGTGATGATGCCGAAAATGGATGGTTTTGCCCTGGCAGAGCAAATTCGCAAGGTCAATGAAGACATTCCGATCATTTTCTTAACGGCCAAGAGCATGAAGGAAGATCGTCTGGCCGGATTGCGAACCGGTGCAGATGATTACCTGACCAAGCCCTTTAGCATTGAAGAGCTCATCTTGAAGATTGAAATCTTCCTGCGCCGCAGTAAGTACAACGAGCCAACTGAAGCCGATCAAAAGCAATTTACCTTGGGTCGTTTTCACTTCGACTACGAAACGTACACCTTGACCGATGGGGCTGAGAAACAAAAGCTGACCCAGAAAGAAGCTCAACTTCTGCACTACTTCTGCACCAACACCAACAAGGTCCTCAAGCGCGATGAGATCTTATTGAAGATTTGGGGCGATGACGATTACTTCTTGGGGCGTTCCCTCGATGTCTTCATCTCGCGATTGCGTAAATACCTCAAGCCCGAAAAAGCCGTGAAGATCGACAACGTGCACGGCGTAGGCTTTGTCTTCAAAGTTTAA
- a CDS encoding HAMP domain-containing histidine kinase, whose product MKSRQIQMVVLLGALSIIGIISAQVYWVQKAYAFEEREFNQKVNEALTIVSHQLAEYNGHVPNRENPVRQMGQDYFVVNVQDFINEEVLEYYLSKELDYQHIEIEFEYAIYDCASDQMVACKPEGSVAEEQPVATVDMPKSKEYLYYFGVRFPTKNQYLRASLGPWTFTTLLVFIATIFFSYSIFIILRQRRLSEVQRDFINNMTHEFKTPISTIAISSRVLSEDEIKDEPERLKSYANIIADEAQRLNTQVEKVLQVAKSEKEELSLRKEWLDVHEVLETAVHKINLKSYGTDAKITSDLRATRRFIEADRTHFINVVWNLLDNAVKYSKDQVDICVRTSDDDKLLRVSIKDTGIGMAPDQLNKIFHKFYRVPTGNVHDVKGFGLGLHYVKNIASAHKWKLNCESTEGVGSEFTLLIPHAKSNL is encoded by the coding sequence GTGAAAAGTCGTCAGATACAAATGGTGGTGCTCTTGGGAGCGCTTTCGATCATCGGAATCATCTCCGCTCAAGTCTATTGGGTGCAGAAGGCTTATGCCTTTGAGGAGCGTGAATTCAATCAAAAGGTGAACGAGGCGCTGACCATTGTTTCGCACCAATTGGCGGAATACAACGGGCATGTGCCCAACCGCGAGAATCCGGTCCGCCAGATGGGTCAGGATTACTTTGTAGTGAACGTACAAGACTTCATCAACGAAGAGGTCCTAGAGTATTACTTGAGCAAGGAGCTGGACTATCAGCATATTGAAATCGAATTTGAGTACGCGATTTACGACTGTGCCTCGGATCAAATGGTGGCGTGCAAACCGGAAGGAAGTGTCGCCGAAGAGCAGCCCGTCGCAACGGTAGACATGCCGAAGTCCAAAGAGTACTTGTATTATTTCGGGGTTCGCTTCCCCACCAAGAATCAGTACCTGCGCGCGAGCTTGGGGCCTTGGACCTTTACCACCCTGCTCGTCTTTATTGCTACCATCTTCTTCAGCTATTCCATTTTCATCATTCTACGCCAGCGTCGATTGAGTGAAGTTCAGCGGGACTTCATCAACAACATGACCCACGAGTTTAAGACACCGATCAGTACGATTGCTATATCGAGCCGTGTACTCAGTGAAGATGAGATCAAGGATGAGCCGGAGCGCCTGAAGAGCTATGCGAACATCATTGCCGATGAAGCGCAGCGTCTGAATACTCAGGTGGAAAAAGTCCTTCAGGTCGCCAAGAGTGAAAAGGAAGAGCTGAGCCTGCGCAAGGAGTGGTTAGACGTTCACGAAGTTTTGGAAACTGCTGTCCACAAAATAAATCTCAAGAGTTACGGGACGGATGCCAAGATTACGTCCGATCTCCGAGCTACGCGCCGGTTTATTGAGGCTGATCGAACGCATTTCATCAACGTCGTTTGGAACCTGTTGGATAACGCCGTGAAGTACAGCAAGGACCAGGTGGACATTTGTGTTCGGACTTCTGATGACGACAAACTACTCCGGGTGTCCATCAAGGATACGGGCATTGGAATGGCGCCTGATCAGCTGAACAAGATTTTCCATAAATTTTATCGGGTCCCGACCGGTAATGTACATGACGTGAAAGGGTTTGGACTTGGGCTGCACTATGTGAAGAACATTGCATCGGCCCATAAATGGAAACTGAATTGCGAAAGCACTGAAGGAGTTGGCAGTGAATTTACCTTGCTGATTCCCCACGCCAAATCAAACCTATGA
- a CDS encoding DUF1573 domain-containing protein — translation MKKFSLLLLTLTFGLMAMSFAPHGAMSNVLGLSGASLKAEDGPMNWERTSHDFGVIEQDAPVSYDFVFTNESGQAMIITKVKPSCGCTATNYPEAPIQPGESASITCTYNAKAMGKFRKSIVVNTNVNYGEAVLYISGEVK, via the coding sequence ATGAAGAAGTTTTCACTCTTACTCCTAACGTTGACCTTTGGCCTAATGGCCATGTCTTTTGCGCCTCACGGCGCGATGAGCAATGTGCTCGGCCTTTCTGGTGCTTCACTCAAAGCTGAAGATGGCCCTATGAATTGGGAACGCACCTCGCATGATTTTGGCGTCATCGAACAAGACGCGCCAGTTTCCTACGACTTTGTCTTTACCAATGAATCGGGTCAAGCCATGATCATCACCAAAGTAAAGCCCAGCTGTGGTTGTACAGCCACTAATTATCCAGAAGCACCGATTCAACCCGGAGAATCTGCGAGCATTACCTGTACGTATAACGCCAAGGCCATGGGCAAGTTTCGCAAATCCATCGTAGTAAACACCAATGTGAACTACGGAGAAGCGGTACTCTACATTTCGGGCGAAGTGAAATAA
- a CDS encoding N-acetyltransferase, with protein MELKNEFDGRKGAYYFDQDGQRMGESTYTMAGPDKLIIDHTEVDDSLQGTGKAAQLVQAIVDHARENQLKIMPLCPFARLMFDKKGEEWADVRF; from the coding sequence ATGGAATTAAAGAATGAATTCGACGGTCGAAAAGGCGCCTACTACTTCGATCAAGACGGTCAGCGTATGGGAGAATCCACCTATACCATGGCCGGACCAGACAAGCTGATCATCGACCACACCGAGGTGGATGACAGTTTGCAAGGCACAGGGAAGGCGGCACAATTGGTCCAAGCCATTGTTGACCACGCTCGAGAAAACCAATTGAAAATCATGCCCTTGTGCCCCTTTGCTCGACTGATGTTCGACAAGAAAGGGGAGGAGTGGGCAGATGTGCGCTTCTGA
- a CDS encoding heme-binding domain-containing protein, with amino-acid sequence MTRKKVLLLIVLVLLGIQAIRPNRAVPEIDPSQDFIAIYPGEPEIEQLFKDACYDCHSHETTYPWYSEIAPVSWIVQDHVNHGKEHLNFNEWGLRGKAKRSHALEEMVEETLELEMPLKSYANMHPEAQLTAEQRKQLAAWWKSLRP; translated from the coding sequence ATGACTCGAAAGAAAGTACTTCTTCTCATCGTCCTAGTCTTACTAGGCATTCAAGCAATCCGCCCCAATCGGGCCGTTCCTGAGATCGATCCATCGCAAGATTTTATCGCTATTTATCCCGGCGAACCAGAAATAGAACAGCTCTTTAAGGATGCCTGCTACGATTGTCATTCGCACGAAACCACCTATCCCTGGTATTCGGAAATAGCACCCGTGAGTTGGATTGTTCAGGATCACGTTAACCACGGAAAAGAGCACCTCAACTTTAACGAATGGGGCCTGCGCGGAAAGGCAAAACGCTCCCATGCCCTGGAGGAAATGGTGGAAGAGACACTCGAGTTGGAGATGCCGCTGAAGTCCTACGCCAATATGCACCCAGAAGCACAACTGACGGCCGAACAGCGGAAACAGCTGGCCGCATGGTGGAAAAGCCTGAGGCCTTAA